The genomic region GTTGCCGGGGACCTGGCCGATGCTCTGCATCCGCCGCTGCAGGGTGATGGGATCCACCAGGATGCCCGCCGTCCGCGAGCGGATGAGCAGGCTGGCGTGCTCACGCCGGTAGAGGCCGGGGCCGCTCGGCTCGGGCCAGAGCAGCTCGGGCGGAGGAGCGCTCACCAGCCGCCGCACCCAGGCGTCCTCGTCGAAGGGCCAGGCCTCGCGCACCTGCTCGGGGTCCGTCGCGTGGGTGGCCGTGCGCAGGAAGTCCGCCACCACGGACACGGCGTCCACGTCCAGCGTGGAGGACAGCCGCTCCTCGGCGTCCTGGAAGAGGATCCACCAGTGGGAGGCCTTGGGAAAGAGCACGTCCTCGTGGACGAGGTAGCCGCCGTCGGCGACGCCCTCGGGGCGCAGCAGCGGCTCCTTCATCTTCCCGTTGAAGTGCTCCAGCAGCCGGCGGGACGCCCGAGGCTCGAAGCGCGCCTCGATGAGGCCCTTGATGAGGTCCGGGAAGGGCACATCGCTGCGCTCCGGGAGGGACGTCAGATCGATGATGACCTCGGGAGCGATACGCATATCTCACCCTGCCTTGCTGATGCGCTCTGGCGAGGAGCGCTCCTGCGCCGCGACGAGCTCGGCGTAGTGGCCGCCCAGGGCCATCAACTCCTCGTGGCGGCCCTTCTCCACCAGCTTGCCCTGGTTCATGACGAGGATGACGTCCGCCTCGCGGATGGTGCTCAGGCGGTGGGCAATCACCACGCGCGTGCACTTGAGCTTCGCCAGCGCGTCCTGCACCGCGCGCTCCGTCTTGGCGTCCAGCGCGTTGGTGGCCTCGTCGAGCAGGAGGATCGCCGGCTCGTGCACCAGCGCGCGGGCGATGGCCAGGCGCTGCCGCTGCCCGCCCGAGAGCGAGGCGCCCATCTCGCTGAGCACCGTCTCGTAGTTCATGGGCATGGCCATGATGTCCTCGTGCACCTGGGCGCGGGCGGCGGCCTCGGCCACCTTCTCCAGGGGCAGCGTCGGATCGGCGAAGGCGATGTTGCGGCGGATGTCCCCGCGGAACAGCGAGGGGCTCTGCAGCACCACGCCCATCTGCTGCCGCAGCTCCTGAAGATCCATGTCCTGCAGCGGCATGCCGTCGTAGCGGATGACGCCGCCGGTGGGCAGGTACAGGCCCAGCATCAGGTGCGCCAGGCTGGACTTGCCCGCGCCCGAGCGGCCGACGACGGCCACGAACTGGCCCGGCTCGATGCGCAGCGACACGTCCTGCACCACCATGGGCGAGTTGGCGCCGTAGCGGAAGGAGACGTTCTCCAGCTGGACGCTGCCCAGGAGCTTGGGGGTGTGGCGCCTGGCGGAGGGCTGCTGCTCGCGCGGGGCGCGCATCACGTCGTCCACGCGCTCCAGGTAGCTGCCCACCACCTGGAGCTGCAGGCCGATGCTCACCAGGTTGGAGATGGGGGTGAGGAAGCCCACCGCCAGGGCGTTGAGGGCCAGCATCTGGCCCAGGCTCATCTCCCCGTCGAGCACCTGCATGGCGCCCACGGTGAGGATGGCCAGCGGCGAGGCCATGCGCAGGGTGCTGGTGATGGAGTCGGTGATGGCCTGCAGGCGGCCTCGCTCCAGGGTGACGTTGAGCACGTCCACGTAGAGGTTGGACCAGTGCTGCACCGCCCGGTTCTCCAGGCCCATGGCCTTGAGCGTCTGGATGCCGGCGAACATCTCCACCTCGTAGTTCTGCGCCGAGGCGCTCACCTCGAGGTTCTTGGCCATCAAGTCGCGCTGCCGCCCCTTCGAGAAGGCGAAGACGAGCACCTGCAGCAGGCTGAGGCCCACCGCCAGCAGGGCGATCTGCCAGCTGCCGGCGAACAGCAGCGCCAGGTACACCAGCACCAGGCTGCCATCGAGCAGGCCGGACAGGGCGCCCGCCGTCACGAGCTCGCGCAGGGTGCTGTTGCTGTTGAGCCGGTTGATCAGGTCACCGGCCGAGCGCAGCTGGAAGAAGGAGAAGGGCAGGTGGACCAGGTGGTCCAGGAAGCCCAGCGTCAGCCGCGTGTCCAGCAGCGTGCGCACGTGCAGCAGCAGGTGGGCGCGCACCAGCGAGGAGAGGAACTGGAAGAGGGCCAGCGCGGCCATGCCGGCCGCCAGGATGTTCAGCAGCGTCTGGTCCCCGTTGGGCACCACCCGATCCACCACCGCTCCGGTGAGCGAGGGCAGGGCCAGCGAGAAGAGCTGGAGCAGCAGCGACATCACCGCCACGCGCACCAGCGTGGGGCGCTCCTGCAACAGCATTCGTACGTAGCGCCCCGAGCTCTTCGAGGAGTTGCCCGTCTTGAACTCGTCCGAGGGCTCGAAGAGCAGGGCGATGCCGGTGAAGGACTTGCCGAACTGCTCCATCGGCACCAGGCGGCGGCCGAAGGAGGGGTCCACCACCTCCACGCCCTTGCGCACCACGCGCTCGAAGACGACGAAGTGGCGGAACTCCCAGTGCAGCACGGTGCCGGCGGGCAGCAGGTGCAGCTCGTCCAGGTCCACCTTGGCCGCGCGCCCGATCAGCGCGAAGCGCTTGCCCGCCTCGAGCAGCGCGCGCGCGCTGATGCCGCGGATGGTGAGGCCGGCGGCCACGTGGATCTCGTCCAGGCTCACCGTGCGGCCGTAGTAGCCCAGCACCATGGCCAGGCACGCGGCGCCGCAGTCCACCTGGGCCACCTGTGGCACGAAGGGCACGCGCCGCCGGAACAGCGTCTCTCCCAGCCGGTGGAGCGCCGGGAAGCGGTCGGCGAAGGAGCGCGAGGAGGACTCCTCCTCGGACTGCTGCTCCTGCTGCTCCTGTTGCTCCTTCTGCGGCTGCTCCTCACTCATCGTCGTTCCTCAGGTACTCGAGGATGGGCAGCAGCGTGACCCAGCCATTGCGCGCGCGGACCTTGATGCGCGCCGTACCGGGCATGCCGGTGTAGTAGTTGTAGTCGCGCTTGTCGGTGCGGAAGGAGCTGGCCGGCAGGCGGGCCTCCACCACCATGACGGGGCCCTCGAGCTGCACGGCGTCTCCCAGGTCCGGCCCCAGGTAGCGGCGCACCTCGGCGGGGCCCACCAGCTCGTCGCTGAGCGAGTCCACGGTGAGCTCCTGGTACAGGTAGGGGAAGCCCTCCAGCTCCAGCCGGAAGCCCTGGCCGGGCTTGATCATCGGCCGGTAGCGGCCGGGCACCAGCGCCTGCACCCAGCACTCGGTGCCCTCGCGCATCACCGAGACGACCACCTCGCCGGTGCCGATGACCTGGCCCTCGCGCACGCGCACGTCGTGGATCCAGCCATCGAAGGGCGAGCGCAGGGAGCGCTCGGCCAGGCGGGCCTGGCTCAGATCGAGCGCGGAGCGCATGTTCGACAGCGCCTGCTGGGCCGCCGTGTTGTTCGGGTTGAGCAGCGTGGCGGCCAGCTGGGTGCGGAACTCCTGCTCCAGCCGCTCGCGCTCCACGGACTCGAGGCTGGCGTACAGCTCCACCAGCGGCTCGCCGGCCTTCACCTGCTGCCCGCGCTTGACGCGCACCCGGCTCACCTTGCCGCCGGCGTTGGAGATGACGTCCTCCACGCCCTTGACTTGAACGAAGGCGGGGCCCTGGGCGTAGTCGTGGATGTCCACCAGCGCCAGGCCCACGCCGCCCACCGTCACCAGCGCCACGACGATCCAGTACGCGGTGCGGGCCCAGATGGGCGCCAGCTGGAGCAGGGCGCCCTGGGCCTCGGGCCGGGCGTGGTGCTCCAGCGCCTGCTGGCGGAAGAGC from Hyalangium gracile harbors:
- a CDS encoding peptidase domain-containing ABC transporter; protein product: MSEEQPQKEQQEQQEQQSEEESSSRSFADRFPALHRLGETLFRRRVPFVPQVAQVDCGAACLAMVLGYYGRTVSLDEIHVAAGLTIRGISARALLEAGKRFALIGRAAKVDLDELHLLPAGTVLHWEFRHFVVFERVVRKGVEVVDPSFGRRLVPMEQFGKSFTGIALLFEPSDEFKTGNSSKSSGRYVRMLLQERPTLVRVAVMSLLLQLFSLALPSLTGAVVDRVVPNGDQTLLNILAAGMAALALFQFLSSLVRAHLLLHVRTLLDTRLTLGFLDHLVHLPFSFFQLRSAGDLINRLNSNSTLRELVTAGALSGLLDGSLVLVYLALLFAGSWQIALLAVGLSLLQVLVFAFSKGRQRDLMAKNLEVSASAQNYEVEMFAGIQTLKAMGLENRAVQHWSNLYVDVLNVTLERGRLQAITDSITSTLRMASPLAILTVGAMQVLDGEMSLGQMLALNALAVGFLTPISNLVSIGLQLQVVGSYLERVDDVMRAPREQQPSARRHTPKLLGSVQLENVSFRYGANSPMVVQDVSLRIEPGQFVAVVGRSGAGKSSLAHLMLGLYLPTGGVIRYDGMPLQDMDLQELRQQMGVVLQSPSLFRGDIRRNIAFADPTLPLEKVAEAAARAQVHEDIMAMPMNYETVLSEMGASLSGGQRQRLAIARALVHEPAILLLDEATNALDAKTERAVQDALAKLKCTRVVIAHRLSTIREADVILVMNQGKLVEKGRHEELMALGGHYAELVAAQERSSPERISKAG
- a CDS encoding efflux RND transporter periplasmic adaptor subunit, with product MTQETSQKLFRQQALEHHARPEAQGALLQLAPIWARTAYWIVVALVTVGGVGLALVDIHDYAQGPAFVQVKGVEDVISNAGGKVSRVRVKRGQQVKAGEPLVELYASLESVERERLEQEFRTQLAATLLNPNNTAAQQALSNMRSALDLSQARLAERSLRSPFDGWIHDVRVREGQVIGTGEVVVSVMREGTECWVQALVPGRYRPMIKPGQGFRLELEGFPYLYQELTVDSLSDELVGPAEVRRYLGPDLGDAVQLEGPVMVVEARLPASSFRTDKRDYNYYTGMPGTARIKVRARNGWVTLLPILEYLRNDDE